One segment of Treponema pectinovorum DNA contains the following:
- a CDS encoding TRAP transporter small permease: MEKFKLILNKILSVMVAALLCVMTLLVLWQVFTRYVVGNPSIFTEELVIIILVWTSFIGASYAFGTREHMALVFLQESLKGNKQKALNVFIDLSVFVFVVIIMIVGGIKITQAVQGNKLPIMGLPRGVIYISMFVSGVITLLYQVINIIEDFTGKKEA, translated from the coding sequence ATGGAGAAATTTAAGCTTATCTTAAATAAAATCCTGTCAGTAATGGTTGCAGCGCTTCTGTGCGTTATGACGCTGCTCGTTTTGTGGCAGGTATTTACCCGCTATGTTGTTGGTAATCCAAGCATTTTTACAGAAGAACTTGTAATAATAATTTTGGTTTGGACTTCATTTATTGGTGCTTCTTACGCATTTGGAACAAGAGAACACATGGCTCTTGTATTTTTGCAGGAATCACTTAAAGGAAATAAACAGAAAGCACTAAATGTATTTATCGATTTATCAGTTTTTGTATTCGTCGTAATCATAATGATTGTTGGCGGTATAAAAATTACGCAGGCTGTTCAAGGAAATAAACTACCTATTATGGGCTTGCCTCGCGGAGTTATATATATTTCTATGTTTGTTTCTGGCGTTATTACTTTGCTTTATCAGGTAATAAATATTATCGAAGATTTTACAGGTAAAAAGGAGGCTTAA